The proteins below are encoded in one region of Pseudonocardia sp. DSM 110487:
- the deoC gene encoding deoxyribose-phosphate aldolase, whose product MTTTVTVPRGAGGRDGAFADAVRDDASLRRFLHGLPGVDHVGVERRAATLATRSIKKESKLQALDTAISMIDLTTLEGADTPGKVRSLCAQARRPDPDHPDVPPVAAVCVYPDLAGVAVEALKGSGVAVAAVATAFPSGRSSRAVKLADTALAVEAGATEIDMVIDRGAFLTGRYGAVYDEIVAVKEACGSAHLKVILETGELAGYDDIRRASWLALLAGADVIKTSTGKVSPAATLPVVQVMLQAVRDWHRATGEHRGVKAAGGIRTAKDAIRHLVAVNEVAGPAWLTPDLFRFGASSLLGDLLRQRRTQLEGHYTDRDHIGGA is encoded by the coding sequence GTGACCACGACCGTTACCGTCCCGCGCGGCGCAGGCGGCCGCGACGGGGCGTTCGCCGACGCGGTCCGTGACGACGCGTCGCTGCGCCGGTTCCTGCACGGCCTGCCCGGCGTCGACCACGTGGGCGTCGAGCGGCGCGCGGCGACGCTGGCCACCCGGAGCATCAAGAAGGAGTCCAAGCTCCAGGCGCTGGACACGGCGATCTCGATGATCGACCTGACCACGCTGGAGGGCGCCGACACACCCGGCAAGGTGCGGTCGCTGTGCGCACAGGCCCGCAGGCCGGACCCGGACCACCCGGACGTCCCGCCCGTCGCGGCGGTCTGCGTCTACCCCGACCTCGCGGGCGTCGCCGTCGAGGCGCTGAAGGGTTCCGGCGTCGCGGTGGCGGCTGTCGCCACCGCGTTCCCGTCCGGACGGTCCTCGCGCGCGGTGAAGCTCGCCGACACGGCGCTCGCGGTCGAAGCGGGTGCGACGGAGATCGACATGGTCATCGACCGCGGCGCCTTCCTCACCGGGCGCTACGGCGCCGTGTACGACGAGATCGTCGCGGTCAAGGAGGCCTGCGGCAGCGCCCACCTCAAGGTCATCCTGGAGACCGGCGAGCTCGCCGGCTACGACGACATCCGCAGGGCGTCCTGGCTCGCGCTGCTGGCGGGCGCCGACGTGATCAAGACCTCCACCGGCAAGGTCTCCCCCGCCGCCACGCTGCCGGTCGTGCAGGTGATGCTGCAGGCCGTGCGCGACTGGCACCGCGCCACCGGTGAGCACCGCGGCGTCAAGGCCGCGGGCGGCATCCGCACGGCGAAGGACGCGATCCGGCACCTCGTGGCCGTCAACGAGGTGGCCGGGCCGGCCTGGCTCACGCCGGACCTGTTCCGCTTCGGAGCGTCGTCCCTGCTCGGCGACCTGCTGCGGCAGCGGCGCACCCAGCTCGAGGGTCACTACACCGACCGCGACCACATCGGAGGGGCCTGA
- a CDS encoding aldehyde dehydrogenase family protein, translating to MMAWEYAPAPESAALANLKPAYRPFVDGEFVDGGGEPLKTLNPATEEVLAEVGTASQEDVDRAVAAARRAYEQVWGPMPGAERAKYMFRIARVVAERARELAVLETLDNGKPIRESRDVDIPTASAHLFHHAGWADKLGYAGLGPDPRPVGVVGAVIPWNFPLLMAAWKIGPALACGNTIVLKPAETTPLTALVLAEIAADAGLPPGVLNVLPGAGDVGAAVVGHDGLDKVAFTGSTDVGKEIQRRLAGTGRRLTLELGGKAANIVYDDAPLDQAVDGVVDGIFFNQGHVCCAGSRLLVQESIEQEFMELLRARIETLRVGDPLDKNTDVGAINSRPQLDKIVDLAAAGDAEGAQRWTSSCPLPERGLFFPPTVFSGVEQTMRVAREEIFGPVLSVLTFRTPDEAIAKANNTPYGLSAGIWTEKGSKALWTAQRVRAGVVWTNTFNRFDPTAPFGGYRESGFGREGGRVGLAAYLDA from the coding sequence CTGATGGCCTGGGAGTATGCCCCCGCGCCCGAGTCGGCCGCGCTCGCGAACCTCAAGCCGGCCTACCGGCCGTTCGTCGACGGGGAGTTCGTCGACGGCGGCGGCGAGCCGCTCAAGACGCTCAACCCCGCGACGGAGGAGGTGCTCGCCGAGGTCGGCACGGCGAGCCAGGAGGACGTCGACCGGGCCGTCGCCGCGGCGCGCAGGGCGTACGAGCAGGTGTGGGGTCCGATGCCCGGCGCGGAGCGGGCCAAGTACATGTTCCGGATCGCCCGGGTCGTGGCCGAGCGCGCCCGCGAGCTCGCGGTGCTGGAGACGCTCGACAACGGCAAGCCGATCCGCGAGTCGCGCGACGTCGACATCCCGACCGCGTCGGCGCACCTGTTCCACCACGCGGGCTGGGCCGACAAGCTCGGCTACGCGGGCCTGGGTCCCGACCCGCGGCCGGTCGGCGTGGTCGGCGCCGTGATCCCGTGGAACTTCCCGCTGCTCATGGCCGCCTGGAAGATCGGGCCGGCGCTGGCGTGTGGCAACACGATCGTGCTCAAGCCCGCCGAGACCACCCCGCTCACCGCCCTCGTGCTCGCCGAGATCGCCGCCGACGCCGGGCTCCCGCCCGGGGTGCTCAACGTGCTGCCGGGCGCGGGTGATGTCGGCGCCGCGGTGGTGGGCCACGACGGGCTGGACAAGGTGGCGTTCACCGGCTCCACGGACGTCGGCAAGGAGATCCAGCGCAGGCTCGCCGGCACCGGGCGCCGGCTCACCCTGGAGCTGGGTGGCAAGGCGGCCAACATCGTCTACGACGACGCCCCGCTCGACCAGGCGGTCGACGGCGTCGTCGACGGGATCTTCTTCAACCAGGGCCACGTCTGCTGCGCGGGTTCCCGCCTGCTCGTGCAGGAGTCGATCGAGCAGGAGTTCATGGAGCTCCTGCGGGCCCGGATCGAGACCCTGCGCGTCGGCGACCCCCTCGACAAGAACACCGACGTCGGCGCCATCAACTCACGCCCGCAGCTGGACAAGATCGTCGACCTCGCCGCGGCGGGCGACGCGGAGGGCGCGCAGCGCTGGACCAGCTCCTGCCCGCTGCCCGAGCGCGGCCTCTTCTTCCCACCCACGGTCTTCTCCGGGGTGGAGCAGACGATGCGCGTGGCGCGGGAGGAGATCTTCGGGCCCGTCCTCTCAGTGCTGACCTTCCGCACGCCCGACGAGGCGATCGCGAAGGCGAACAACACGCCATACGGCCTGTCGGCGGGGATCTGGACGGAGAAGGGGTCCAAGGCGCTGTGGACGGCCCAGCGCGTGCGGGCCGGGGTGGTGTGGACGAACACCTTCAACCGGTTCGATCCCACGGCGCCTTTCGGGGGGTATCGGGAGAGCGGGTTCGGGCGCGAGGGCGGGCGCGTGGGGTTGGCGGCGTACCTCGACGCCTGA
- a CDS encoding DUF397 domain-containing protein, with the protein MDISGVRWRTSSFSNSDEDNNCIEVAFLPDGDVAVRDTKARSRAPHVHTAAAWAAFLSAVQAGEFGPA; encoded by the coding sequence GTGGACATCAGCGGCGTCCGGTGGCGCACCAGCAGCTTCAGCAACAGCGACGAGGACAACAACTGCATCGAGGTCGCTTTCCTCCCCGACGGTGACGTCGCCGTCCGCGACACGAAGGCCCGCTCCCGGGCACCCCATGTCCACACCGCCGCCGCATGGGCGGCCTTCCTGAGTGCGGTACAAGCGGGGGAGTTCGGCCCCGCCTGA
- a CDS encoding helix-turn-helix transcriptional regulator, producing MRRLHLGRILRELREEAGLSLEVAAPALDWSSSKLSRIENGRQGVDTHGVRTMMDIYGVSGSQWDELLDLTRTVAEKGWWRAYGLDDKGYVPLEAEATLVREATAAYVPGLLQADAYARAVFAISIQPRTQAELDNLAAVRRHRQERLTSVDDPLELVAVIDEAVLRRSVGGPAVMRAQLAHLVEAAALDRVALHVMPLSVGAYPGLSAPFTLLTFGGIDFGDMLYVEHPAGAVHINKEEQVAVARLKFDRLRSFALDPDESVALIQRVAAET from the coding sequence GTGCGGCGGCTGCATCTCGGCCGCATCCTGCGGGAGTTGCGGGAGGAGGCCGGGTTGTCGCTCGAGGTCGCGGCCCCGGCCCTCGACTGGTCGAGCAGCAAGCTGAGCCGGATCGAGAACGGGCGCCAGGGCGTGGACACCCACGGCGTGCGCACGATGATGGACATCTACGGCGTGAGCGGGTCACAGTGGGACGAGCTGCTCGACCTCACCCGCACCGTGGCGGAGAAGGGCTGGTGGCGGGCCTACGGCCTTGACGACAAGGGGTACGTCCCGCTCGAAGCGGAGGCAACGCTGGTCCGGGAAGCAACAGCCGCCTACGTGCCTGGACTGCTGCAGGCCGACGCATACGCGCGAGCAGTCTTCGCGATCTCGATCCAGCCCCGTACCCAGGCCGAGCTCGACAACCTCGCCGCTGTTCGGAGGCACCGACAGGAACGGCTGACCTCCGTCGATGACCCGCTCGAACTGGTCGCGGTCATCGACGAGGCCGTGTTGCGCCGGTCAGTAGGCGGGCCCGCGGTCATGCGTGCCCAGCTCGCGCATCTCGTCGAGGCCGCGGCCCTGGACCGAGTGGCGCTGCATGTGATGCCACTGAGCGTCGGCGCCTATCCCGGGCTGTCTGCTCCGTTCACACTGCTCACATTCGGCGGAATCGACTTCGGCGACATGCTCTACGTCGAGCATCCCGCTGGCGCCGTGCACATCAACAAGGAGGAGCAGGTCGCCGTAGCTAGACTCAAGTTCGACCGGCTGCGGTCGTTCGCGCTGGACCCCGACGAGTCGGTGGCGCTGATTCAGCGGGTGGCCGCGGAGACGTAG
- a CDS encoding NUDIX hydrolase, which produces MRESIADLSPRPGVRVAARVLLVDPAERLLLFEGFDPHVPDESFWFTAGGGLEPGEELLAGARRELYEETGLRLPPDRLVGPVWLRRVRFSFEGVEYDSDEWFFLTSLTGAAEVDTAGFTDLENRTVRGHRWWSTDDLRATTETVYPLQLAELLPGLLADGWDGRLRLIN; this is translated from the coding sequence GTGAGGGAGTCGATCGCGGATCTGAGCCCTCGCCCCGGCGTGCGGGTGGCCGCGCGCGTGCTGCTCGTCGACCCGGCCGAGCGGCTGCTGCTGTTCGAGGGGTTCGACCCGCACGTTCCCGACGAGTCGTTCTGGTTCACGGCGGGCGGTGGCCTCGAGCCGGGGGAGGAGCTGCTCGCCGGGGCCCGGCGGGAGCTGTACGAGGAGACGGGCCTGCGGCTGCCGCCGGACCGGCTGGTGGGGCCGGTGTGGCTGCGGCGCGTTCGGTTCAGCTTCGAGGGCGTCGAGTACGACAGCGACGAGTGGTTCTTCCTGACGTCGCTGACCGGTGCCGCCGAGGTCGACACGGCCGGGTTCACCGACCTGGAGAACCGCACCGTCCGCGGCCACCGCTGGTGGAGCACCGACGACCTGCGCGCCACGACCGAGACCGTCTACCCGCTCCAGCTCGCCGAGCTGTTGCCCGGCCTGCTCGCGGACGGTTGGGACGGGCGGCTCCGCCTGATCAACTGA
- a CDS encoding pyridoxamine 5'-phosphate oxidase family protein, producing the protein MDRNDVTEVLSKPISRELLGSSIPARLAYTGVDGDPRVVPIAFLWTGEQLLVFTVPTAAKVRALRENPRVAITIDTQEQWPPRVLLIRGAASVELVDGVPDEYIEASRKVTPAEVFTDWEAGVRGLYDRMVRITIDPDWAKLLDFETTVPKAVEDLIHEKMARG; encoded by the coding sequence ATGGACCGCAACGACGTCACCGAGGTGCTGAGCAAGCCGATCTCCCGGGAGCTACTGGGTTCGTCGATCCCGGCACGGCTGGCGTACACCGGGGTGGATGGGGACCCGCGGGTCGTCCCGATCGCGTTCCTGTGGACCGGCGAGCAGTTGCTGGTCTTCACGGTGCCGACGGCGGCGAAGGTGCGGGCACTACGGGAGAACCCGCGTGTGGCGATCACCATCGACACCCAGGAGCAGTGGCCACCGCGGGTGCTGCTGATCCGCGGCGCGGCGAGCGTCGAGCTCGTCGACGGCGTGCCGGACGAGTACATCGAGGCGTCCCGCAAGGTCACGCCTGCCGAGGTGTTCACAGACTGGGAGGCCGGGGTCCGCGGGCTGTACGACCGGATGGTGCGGATCACGATCGATCCGGACTGGGCGAAGCTGCTGGACTTCGAGACCACCGTCCCCAAGGCGGTCGAGGACCTCATCCACGAGAAGATGGCGCGGGGATGA